In one window of Candidatus Binatia bacterium DNA:
- a CDS encoding DUF4340 domain-containing protein: MGPRFTLVSATLLALVILVYYLDRTPPPPPRRVGLPIASTPQPPAPSGTPLVIHPADAVHRLVLSLDGSTRATERTDLGWAGTDRSELIEEFVRDLTRLGPLETIQVTPERLAEFGLAPPRGRVELYIEGRSTPVVFEVGNLNPPGTAVYLRVPGEDRVLLVGSLIHWELQRNIRILSSLASPSPSPTPTTAPSA, translated from the coding sequence ATGGGCCCACGTTTTACCCTAGTCAGCGCCACTCTGCTGGCCCTCGTGATCTTGGTCTACTACCTCGATCGCACGCCGCCACCGCCTCCGAGGCGGGTGGGCTTACCCATCGCCTCCACGCCTCAGCCTCCGGCGCCCTCCGGAACCCCCTTGGTCATTCACCCAGCGGACGCGGTGCATCGCTTGGTGCTTTCACTGGACGGCAGCACACGCGCCACGGAGCGCACAGACCTTGGGTGGGCGGGAACCGACCGCTCCGAGCTCATCGAAGAGTTTGTCCGCGATCTGACACGGCTAGGTCCCCTGGAAACCATTCAGGTTACACCAGAGCGGCTTGCGGAGTTTGGCCTCGCACCCCCAAGAGGGCGGGTTGAGCTTTACATCGAAGGCCGCTCCACCCCTGTGGTGTTCGAAGTCGGTAACCTGAATCCTCCCGGCACCGCTGTCTACCTTCGCGTCCCAGGTGAGGACAGGGTGCTCCTCGTTGGGTCTTTGATCCATTGGGAATTGCAGCGGAATATCCGCATCCTTTCATCACTCGCCTCCCCGTCCCCTTCGCCCACCCCGACAACAGCACCTAGTGCCTAA